A window of the Haloarcula litorea genome harbors these coding sequences:
- a CDS encoding zinc-binding dehydrogenase: MQSVYYEETGSTEVLEYGEQPDPEAGPGEVLVDVKAAGLNHLDVWTRRGLPEPPSFPHVPGSDAAGVVEAVGGDVTRFEPGDRVVVYPSVFCGECEFCRKGEETLCEEFSIVGEHTRGVQSELTALPEENLVHLPEGVDWETAAATPLVFQTAWRMLETRADVGQTDTVLVQGASGGVGHAAVQIAANAGATVVATASSEEKLDYAREIGADHTIDYEATDFVEAVDDLTDGRGVDVVVDHVGGDNWTDNMDAAAKGGRIVTCGATAGPTPETNISTIFWKQLDVMGSTMGAPGEIDEVFPLVWDGTLQPRIRAVLPMSEIARAHEMLEDREGFGKVVVVPDSEYDG, from the coding sequence ATGCAATCCGTCTACTACGAGGAGACCGGTTCGACCGAGGTGCTGGAGTACGGCGAGCAACCGGACCCCGAGGCCGGTCCGGGGGAGGTGCTCGTGGACGTGAAGGCCGCGGGGCTGAACCACCTCGACGTCTGGACCCGCCGGGGCCTGCCCGAACCGCCGTCGTTCCCTCACGTCCCCGGCAGCGACGCGGCCGGCGTCGTCGAGGCGGTCGGCGGGGACGTGACGCGCTTCGAACCCGGCGACCGGGTGGTGGTCTACCCCTCGGTGTTCTGCGGGGAGTGTGAGTTCTGCCGGAAGGGCGAGGAGACCCTCTGTGAGGAGTTCTCCATCGTCGGCGAGCACACCCGCGGCGTCCAGTCGGAACTGACCGCGCTCCCCGAGGAGAACCTCGTGCACCTCCCCGAGGGCGTCGACTGGGAGACGGCCGCGGCCACGCCGCTGGTCTTCCAGACCGCCTGGCGGATGCTCGAGACACGCGCCGACGTCGGCCAGACCGACACCGTCCTCGTCCAGGGGGCCTCCGGCGGCGTGGGCCACGCGGCGGTCCAGATCGCCGCCAACGCCGGCGCGACCGTGGTCGCCACGGCCTCCAGCGAGGAGAAACTCGACTACGCCCGCGAGATCGGTGCCGACCACACCATCGACTACGAGGCGACGGACTTCGTCGAGGCGGTCGACGACCTGACCGACGGCCGCGGGGTCGACGTGGTGGTCGACCACGTCGGCGGGGACAACTGGACCGACAACATGGACGCCGCGGCGAAGGGCGGGCGCATCGTCACCTGCGGGGCGACGGCCGGCCCGACCCCGGAGACGAACATCTCGACCATCTTCTGGAAGCAACTGGACGTCATGGGATCGACGATGGGAGCCCCCGGCGAGATCGACGAGGTGTTCCCGCTGGTCTGGGACGGCACCCTCCAGCCCCGCATCCGCGCGGTGCTGCCGATGAGCGAGATCGCCCGCGCCCACGAGATGCTGGAGGACCGCGAGGGCTTCGGGAAGGTGGTTGTCGTCCCCGACAGCGAGTACGACGGCTAG
- a CDS encoding alanyl-tRNA editing protein: MTELRYLPDADDVTEFAATATEATRDYVVLDGTYFYPEGGGQPADRGRLSWDGGEATVRDVRKNHGDVRHYVEALSGDPPEPGATVRGEVDAERRERLRRMHTAQHVVSRVVLDEFDAATAGNQIHVDRSRIDFEPAEFDDEDLRTIEELSNEIVERDLPVEKAERPREVVEDETPAGRTQLDLIPDHVDPLRVVEIEGFDHCPCGGTHVDSTGALGGIRIVERTSKGADVERVTVELSE; this comes from the coding sequence GTGACCGAGCTGCGCTACCTCCCCGACGCCGACGACGTCACCGAGTTCGCGGCGACCGCGACGGAAGCGACGCGCGACTACGTCGTCCTCGACGGCACCTACTTCTACCCCGAGGGCGGCGGCCAGCCGGCCGACCGCGGGCGGCTCTCCTGGGACGGCGGCGAGGCGACGGTCCGGGACGTGCGCAAGAACCACGGCGACGTGCGCCACTACGTCGAGGCGCTGTCGGGCGACCCGCCCGAGCCCGGGGCCACGGTCCGGGGCGAGGTCGACGCCGAGCGCCGGGAGCGGTTGCGCCGGATGCACACCGCCCAGCACGTCGTCTCGCGGGTCGTCCTCGACGAGTTCGACGCGGCGACGGCGGGCAACCAGATCCACGTCGACCGCTCCCGCATCGACTTCGAGCCGGCGGAGTTCGACGACGAGGACCTCCGGACCATCGAGGAACTGAGCAACGAGATCGTCGAGCGGGACCTGCCCGTCGAGAAGGCAGAGCGCCCGCGCGAGGTCGTCGAGGACGAGACGCCGGCCGGCCGGACGCAACTGGACCTCATCCCCGACCACGTCGACCCCCTCCGGGTCGTCGAGATCGAGGGGTTCGACCACTGTCCCTGTGGCGGGACCCACGTCGACAGCACCGGCGCGCTCGGCGGGATCCGGATCGTCGAGCGGACCTCGAAGGGGGCCGACGTCGAGCGCGTGACGGTCGAGCTGAGCGAGTGA
- a CDS encoding ribbon-helix-helix domain-containing protein, producing MTKVKVSLPDQVESDIDRLVEQGEFLNRDQAVEDLLSRGISAYNATAEEDETAVEEDMFGTTDEQQDPAMRDDDLGY from the coding sequence ATGACCAAAGTGAAGGTCTCGCTGCCGGATCAGGTGGAGTCGGACATCGACCGTCTCGTCGAGCAGGGCGAGTTCCTCAACCGCGACCAGGCCGTCGAAGACCTCCTCTCGCGGGGGATCTCCGCGTACAACGCCACGGCCGAGGAGGACGAGACCGCCGTCGAGGAGGACATGTTCGGAACGACCGACGAACAGCAGGACCCCGCGATGCGGGACGACGACCTCGGGTACTGA
- a CDS encoding DUF5789 family protein — protein sequence MRMLTDATEAFEAHDYPMTTEELIEAEGDTTLELPNGTETVGDALGRSAPETFETAEDAMLTTCAGLSSKAIGRKGYSDRDPIAMGEEGPDEVSF from the coding sequence ATGCGGATGCTAACCGACGCGACGGAGGCGTTCGAGGCGCACGACTACCCGATGACGACGGAGGAGCTCATCGAGGCCGAGGGCGACACCACACTGGAACTGCCCAACGGCACGGAGACGGTCGGCGACGCGCTCGGCCGCTCGGCCCCGGAGACGTTCGAGACGGCCGAGGACGCGATGCTCACGACGTGTGCCGGGCTGTCGAGCAAGGCAATCGGCCGCAAGGGATACTCCGACCGCGACCCCATCGCGATGGGCGAGGAGGGTCCCGACGAGGTCTCGTTCTAG
- a CDS encoding PHP domain-containing protein gives MVVADLHVHTTRSDGSLELADVPAAARTAGVEAVAITDHDRINPHLDGPLTTRDGVEVVHGIELRVETDTQRLDLLGYGVDPTEELVAECERIQRDRRERGRRIIECVEERLDASLPVEPREGLGRPHIARAIAEVSDYSYEGAFEHLIGADCPCYVARDVPSFERGRALLADACGLVGLAHPCRYDDTEAALARCAQLDAVELCYPYGFAADTDPVADAVEAHDLLPTGGSDAHDDRLGRAGLDAAGWHRVRDAVV, from the coding sequence ATGGTTGTCGCGGACCTCCACGTCCACACGACGCGCTCCGACGGGTCGCTCGAACTCGCCGACGTTCCGGCCGCCGCCCGGACGGCCGGCGTCGAGGCCGTCGCGATCACCGACCACGACCGGATCAACCCCCACCTCGACGGGCCGCTGACCACTCGGGACGGCGTCGAGGTGGTCCACGGGATCGAACTGCGGGTCGAGACCGACACACAGCGGCTGGATCTGCTGGGCTACGGCGTCGACCCGACGGAGGAGCTGGTCGCCGAGTGCGAGCGCATCCAGCGGGACCGCCGCGAGCGGGGCCGCCGGATCATCGAGTGCGTCGAGGAACGGCTGGACGCCTCGCTCCCGGTCGAACCCCGAGAGGGGCTGGGTCGGCCACACATCGCGCGGGCGATCGCCGAGGTGTCCGACTACTCCTACGAGGGGGCCTTCGAGCACCTCATCGGCGCGGACTGTCCCTGCTACGTCGCCCGGGACGTGCCCTCCTTCGAGCGGGGCCGGGCGCTGCTGGCCGACGCCTGCGGGCTGGTCGGGCTCGCCCACCCCTGTCGGTACGACGACACCGAGGCCGCGCTGGCCCGCTGCGCGCAACTGGACGCCGTCGAACTGTGCTACCCCTACGGGTTCGCGGCCGACACCGACCCCGTCGCGGACGCCGTCGAGGCCCACGACCTCCTCCCGACCGGCGGCAGCGACGCCCACGACGACCGGCTGGGACGGGCGGGCCTGGACGCCGCCGGGTGGCACCGCGTCCGGGACGCCGTCGTCTGA
- a CDS encoding DUF6757 family protein, producing MQCHYCDRDADIAVESDGVKVGVCKTHFREQMAELEDADWLEDLDEELDIDRRE from the coding sequence ATGCAGTGTCACTACTGCGACCGGGACGCGGACATCGCCGTCGAGAGCGACGGCGTGAAAGTCGGGGTCTGCAAGACGCACTTCCGCGAACAGATGGCGGAGCTCGAGGACGCCGACTGGCTCGAGGACCTCGACGAGGAACTCGACATCGACCGGCGAGAGTAG
- a CDS encoding cupin domain-containing protein, whose amino-acid sequence MEHVSLDDVDSRMGPADVKRSLSNALDTTDLAANYYELAPGETFGLGYHRHPAQEEVFYVQAGTATFETEDGDVTVDAGEAVRFAPGEWQLGRNDGDERVVALALGAPKDARETEMVRRCEDCGGRTEQRVELTDDRDALVTLCTACGAETGRFT is encoded by the coding sequence ATGGAGCACGTCAGCCTCGACGACGTCGACTCGCGGATGGGACCGGCCGACGTGAAGCGGTCGCTGTCGAACGCGCTCGACACCACTGACCTGGCGGCCAACTACTACGAGCTCGCGCCGGGCGAGACGTTCGGCCTGGGCTACCACCGCCACCCCGCCCAGGAGGAGGTGTTCTACGTCCAGGCCGGCACCGCCACCTTCGAGACCGAGGACGGCGACGTGACCGTCGACGCGGGCGAGGCCGTCCGGTTCGCCCCCGGCGAGTGGCAGCTGGGGCGCAACGACGGCGACGAGCGCGTGGTCGCGCTGGCGCTGGGCGCGCCCAAGGACGCCCGCGAGACGGAGATGGTCCGCCGCTGCGAGGACTGTGGCGGCCGCACCGAACAGCGCGTCGAACTCACCGACGACCGGGACGCGCTGGTGACGCTGTGTACCGCCTGCGGGGCCGAGACCGGGCGATTCACCTGA
- a CDS encoding type 1 glutamine amidotransferase, giving the protein MTLRIALLNAAHDGADNRRNFRRELDADLVEYDVTERELPDDFAFDACLLTGSRASAYWDEPWIRELESWVREAVDRGLPFLGVCFGHQLLARALGGRVAPMDDYEIGYRTVEHDGSTPLLDGVSESFTVFTTHSDTVAEVPPGATQFAQNDYGVHGFRQGDVFAVQFHPEYDPETAERVTAGKDLPEARIERVLDGITEENYAAACEAKQLFENFTDYVRERGRDASATAGGDGLGADASTAADDD; this is encoded by the coding sequence ATGACGCTGCGCATCGCCCTGCTGAACGCGGCCCACGACGGCGCGGACAACCGTCGGAACTTCCGGCGCGAACTCGACGCCGACCTCGTGGAGTACGACGTCACCGAACGCGAACTGCCCGACGACTTCGCGTTCGACGCCTGTCTGCTCACGGGCTCTCGCGCCTCCGCGTACTGGGACGAGCCGTGGATCCGCGAGCTGGAGTCGTGGGTCCGCGAGGCCGTCGACCGCGGGCTGCCGTTCCTGGGCGTCTGTTTCGGCCACCAGCTGCTGGCCCGCGCGCTGGGCGGCCGGGTCGCGCCGATGGACGACTACGAGATCGGCTACCGCACCGTCGAACACGACGGCTCGACGCCGCTGCTTGACGGCGTCTCCGAGTCGTTCACCGTGTTCACCACCCACTCCGACACCGTCGCGGAGGTGCCGCCGGGCGCGACGCAGTTCGCACAGAACGACTACGGCGTCCACGGCTTCCGCCAGGGCGACGTGTTCGCGGTCCAGTTCCACCCCGAGTACGACCCCGAGACGGCCGAGCGGGTCACCGCGGGCAAGGACCTGCCCGAGGCGCGCATCGAACGGGTGCTCGACGGCATCACCGAGGAGAACTACGCCGCGGCCTGCGAGGCCAAGCAGCTCTTCGAGAACTTCACCGACTACGTGCGCGAGCGGGGCCGGGACGCGTCGGCGACGGCCGGCGGCGACGGGCTCGGGGCCGACGCGTCGACCGCCGCGGACGACGACTGA
- a CDS encoding DUF2085 domain-containing protein: MPTDRTELRRELRRGLAATAPYLLSHHTPAEYHRCHRLSVAGRTVRLCARCSGVYPGIALGVTAFLLGVGRGAWFPLVAVGPLPALVDWTATTFTDRRGHNAVRTATGLLLGAAYGVAVPWFLTTLAPALLAVAVWYGALAAAGLWLSE; this comes from the coding sequence ATGCCCACAGACCGGACCGAACTGCGCCGCGAACTCCGTCGCGGGCTGGCCGCGACGGCACCCTACCTCCTCTCGCACCACACGCCCGCGGAGTACCACCGCTGTCACCGGCTCTCGGTCGCCGGCCGCACCGTCCGGCTCTGTGCGCGGTGTTCGGGCGTCTACCCCGGGATCGCGCTGGGCGTGACGGCGTTCCTGCTCGGGGTCGGACGGGGGGCGTGGTTCCCGCTGGTCGCCGTCGGCCCGCTGCCGGCGCTGGTCGACTGGACCGCGACGACGTTCACCGACCGGCGGGGCCACAACGCCGTCCGGACGGCCACCGGACTCCTGCTGGGGGCGGCATACGGCGTCGCGGTCCCGTGGTTCCTGACGACGCTCGCGCCCGCACTGCTGGCGGTCGCGGTCTGGTACGGCGCGCTCGCGGCGGCCGGCCTGTGGCTGTCCGAGTGA
- a CDS encoding NINE protein, with amino-acid sequence MSPQDDDHDEADESPPDENADAADDEAASRAASDPDAEAAEDTESEPEPDDAPADEADEAADTATADEADASRAASDPDAEAADDGDADPTDDADEDDDAGSTGGDDADDETESTGGDDADDEWTPSAAEFDADTDADESDADTDAGESDADTDADEKYCHSCGTALDPDTKFCPECGADQSEAGSDGGSGGGSKKDRVTAGVFALILGSFGAHHFYLGNTGIGVLYLCFFWTGLPGLAGIIEGIIYLTKTDEEFQRRYVDD; translated from the coding sequence ATGTCCCCGCAGGACGACGATCACGACGAGGCGGACGAGTCGCCACCCGACGAGAACGCCGACGCGGCCGACGACGAGGCGGCGAGCAGGGCCGCTTCCGATCCCGACGCCGAGGCGGCCGAGGACACCGAGAGCGAGCCGGAGCCCGACGACGCGCCGGCCGACGAGGCCGACGAGGCGGCCGACACGGCGACGGCGGACGAGGCGGACGCGAGCAGGGCCGCTTCCGACCCGGACGCGGAGGCCGCCGACGACGGCGACGCAGACCCGACGGACGACGCCGACGAGGACGACGACGCGGGGTCGACCGGAGGCGACGATGCCGACGACGAGACGGAGTCGACCGGGGGCGACGATGCCGACGACGAGTGGACGCCCAGCGCCGCGGAGTTCGACGCGGACACAGACGCCGACGAGTCCGACGCGGACACAGACGCCGGCGAGTCCGACGCGGACACAGACGCCGACGAGAAGTACTGTCACTCCTGTGGCACGGCACTGGACCCGGACACGAAGTTCTGCCCCGAGTGCGGGGCCGACCAGAGCGAGGCCGGGAGCGACGGCGGGTCGGGCGGTGGGAGCAAGAAGGACCGAGTGACGGCGGGGGTCTTCGCGCTGATCCTCGGGAGCTTCGGAGCCCACCACTTCTACCTCGGCAACACCGGCATCGGCGTCCTCTACCTCTGTTTCTTCTGGACCGGGCTGCCGGGCCTGGCCGGCATCATCGAGGGGATCATCTACCTGACCAAGACCGACGAGGAGTTCCAGCGGCGGTACGTCGACGACTGA
- a CDS encoding alpha/beta fold hydrolase — protein sequence MPTATTDGVTLHYETSGDGPTVVFVTDAGYGAWLWGWHVDAVAGPYEALVWDLRGTGESDAPAGPYDVNTLASDLEAVLSAHGVGSAHLVGAGLGGMVALAYAHRYNRARTLTLYNTAAAGEALDAAALRDLSLDAGAEASLSGAFSPAFREETALVERITEWRRAEDATGDAFEAQVAAALAFDAPPLYEVTLPTAVYYGVDDPVVPTAAAESLAADLPRGEATAVEGRHCSYVEHAPAVTDRLTAFLDEHADPGL from the coding sequence ATGCCGACCGCGACCACCGACGGCGTGACGCTGCACTACGAGACCAGCGGGGACGGGCCGACCGTCGTGTTCGTCACCGACGCCGGCTACGGCGCGTGGCTCTGGGGGTGGCACGTCGACGCCGTCGCCGGCCCCTACGAGGCGCTGGTGTGGGACCTCCGCGGGACCGGCGAGTCGGACGCGCCCGCGGGCCCGTACGACGTGAACACACTGGCGAGCGATCTCGAAGCCGTCCTCTCGGCTCACGGGGTCGGGAGCGCCCACCTCGTCGGTGCCGGGTTGGGCGGGATGGTCGCGCTTGCGTACGCCCACCGGTACAACCGGGCGCGGACGCTGACGCTGTACAACACCGCCGCTGCCGGCGAGGCGCTGGACGCGGCGGCGCTGCGGGACCTCTCGCTGGACGCCGGGGCCGAGGCGTCGCTGTCGGGCGCGTTCTCACCGGCGTTCCGCGAGGAGACGGCCCTCGTCGAGCGCATCACCGAGTGGCGGCGCGCGGAGGACGCGACCGGCGACGCCTTCGAGGCGCAGGTCGCCGCGGCGCTGGCCTTCGACGCGCCGCCGCTGTACGAGGTGACGCTGCCGACCGCGGTGTACTACGGCGTCGACGACCCGGTGGTGCCGACGGCCGCCGCCGAGTCGCTGGCCGCCGACCTCCCCCGGGGCGAGGCGACCGCCGTCGAGGGCCGCCACTGCTCGTACGTCGAGCACGCGCCCGCGGTCACGGACCGGCTGACCGCGTTCCTCGACGAGCACGCCGACCCCGGGCTTTAA
- a CDS encoding DUF4013 domain-containing protein, whose translation MPYCTACGAEVGASDSFCRECGQRRGDPGTEQETNATTASADGDALFERGSLSFSFAYPTSDGYEPFLLGAVVSLLGTLLPPLKLFAYGYGFRLTATAARGETPPSFDDFGRLFVDGLRVVLALALVAGATLAVGVAVADLTVALGLSRGLSNLALVVVAGAGLYVTPAVLTTYAATGRVTRAFTGRDAGAFAGSPRYVRAFAGWAAFAFAAATLWVAALLTLLASPFVSTYAAYASAAFWGYQYRAAAADGVVPATAADPASSVADAGSRRSVPEVAEAGEHR comes from the coding sequence ATGCCGTACTGTACGGCGTGTGGGGCCGAGGTCGGCGCGAGCGACTCGTTCTGCCGCGAGTGCGGCCAGCGGCGGGGCGACCCCGGCACCGAACAGGAGACGAACGCGACGACGGCGTCGGCCGACGGCGACGCCCTCTTCGAGCGGGGGAGCCTCTCGTTCTCGTTCGCGTATCCGACCAGCGACGGGTACGAACCGTTCCTCCTGGGGGCCGTCGTCAGCCTCCTCGGCACGCTACTGCCGCCGCTGAAACTGTTCGCGTACGGCTACGGGTTCCGACTGACCGCGACGGCCGCCCGCGGCGAGACGCCGCCCTCCTTCGACGACTTCGGCCGGCTGTTCGTCGACGGTCTGCGGGTCGTCCTCGCGCTCGCGCTCGTCGCCGGCGCGACCCTCGCCGTGGGCGTGGCAGTGGCGGATCTGACCGTTGCGCTCGGCCTCTCGCGGGGCCTGTCGAACCTCGCGCTGGTGGTGGTCGCCGGCGCGGGGCTGTACGTCACGCCCGCGGTGCTGACGACCTACGCCGCGACCGGCCGGGTCACGCGGGCGTTCACGGGGCGGGACGCCGGCGCGTTCGCCGGCTCGCCCCGGTACGTCCGGGCGTTCGCCGGCTGGGCCGCCTTCGCGTTCGCGGCCGCGACGCTCTGGGTGGCGGCGCTGCTGACGCTCCTGGCGTCGCCGTTCGTCTCGACGTACGCGGCCTACGCCTCGGCGGCGTTCTGGGGGTACCAGTACCGGGCGGCGGCCGCCGACGGCGTCGTCCCGGCGACCGCGGCCGATCCCGCGTCGTCGGTCGCCGACGCGGGCTCCCGGCGGTCGGTCCCGGAGGTCGCCGAGGCCGGCGAGCACCGGTAG
- the citZ gene encoding citrate synthase codes for MSDDLKKGLEGVLVAESDLSYIDGDAGNLVYRGYTIEDLANGASYEEVLYLLWYGHLPDAEELDEFKSEMVSERTVDDGVLATVRELAESDENPMAALRTAVSMLSAFDPAKGGDPTDEDVNLAVGRRITAKIPTVIAAFTRIRNGEEPVEPREDLDHAANFLYMLNGEEPDEVSADVFDQALVLHADHGINASTFSAMVTASTLSDLHSAVTSAIGTLKGPLHGGANQDVMEMLKEVDDAEMDPLEWVKTALDEGRRVSGFGHRVYNVKDPRAKILGERSKELGEAAGSLKWYEMSTTIEEYLQEEKGLAPNVDFYSASTYYQMGIPIDIYTPIFAMSRVGGWVAHVVEYIDDNRLIRPRARYTGPQPEDTEFVPLDER; via the coding sequence ATGTCCGACGACCTCAAGAAGGGGCTGGAGGGTGTCCTCGTCGCTGAGTCCGACCTGAGCTATATCGACGGCGACGCGGGCAACCTCGTCTACCGGGGCTACACGATCGAGGACCTCGCCAACGGTGCCAGCTACGAGGAGGTGCTGTACCTCCTCTGGTACGGCCACCTCCCCGACGCCGAGGAACTCGACGAGTTCAAGTCGGAGATGGTCAGCGAGCGGACCGTCGACGACGGGGTGCTGGCGACGGTCCGGGAACTCGCCGAGAGCGACGAGAACCCGATGGCCGCGCTCCGGACGGCGGTCTCGATGCTGTCGGCGTTCGACCCCGCGAAGGGTGGCGACCCCACCGACGAGGACGTCAACCTCGCGGTCGGCCGCCGCATCACCGCGAAGATCCCGACCGTCATCGCGGCGTTCACCCGCATCCGCAACGGCGAGGAGCCGGTCGAGCCCCGCGAGGACCTCGACCACGCCGCGAACTTCCTCTACATGCTCAACGGCGAGGAGCCCGACGAGGTCAGCGCCGACGTCTTCGACCAGGCCCTGGTGCTCCACGCCGACCACGGGATCAACGCCTCGACGTTCTCGGCGATGGTCACCGCCTCCACCCTCTCGGACCTCCACAGCGCCGTCACCTCCGCCATCGGCACCCTGAAGGGCCCGCTCCACGGCGGCGCGAACCAGGACGTGATGGAGATGCTCAAGGAGGTCGACGACGCCGAGATGGACCCCCTGGAGTGGGTCAAGACCGCCCTCGACGAGGGGCGGCGCGTCTCCGGGTTCGGCCACCGCGTCTACAACGTCAAGGACCCCCGCGCGAAGATCCTCGGCGAGCGCTCGAAGGAACTCGGCGAGGCCGCCGGCTCCCTGAAGTGGTACGAGATGTCCACGACGATCGAGGAGTACCTCCAGGAGGAGAAGGGCCTGGCCCCGAACGTCGACTTCTACTCCGCCTCCACCTACTACCAGATGGGCATCCCCATCGACATCTACACCCCCATCTTCGCGATGTCCCGCGTCGGCGGCTGGGTCGCCCACGTCGTCGAGTACATCGACGACAACCGGCTCATCCGGCCCCGCGCCCGCTACACCGGCCCCCAGCCCGAGGACACCGAGTTCGTCCCCCTCGACGAGCGGTAG